A window of Lacibacter sediminis contains these coding sequences:
- a CDS encoding tetratricopeptide repeat protein — MKKVIVVFFSALIFTGVSFAQSVEELVRQGDILERQLKEEEAYQKFKEIIKQQPTHLHALTRCSELASRIGRRQSTKEKQMDFYQAAKIYAERALRVNPKDSEANVAMSFAYARMSLLKNGKEKVEYVREIKNYADRALLYNPQNFKALFVIARWHYEVSNLNGMEKAAVKVFFGGLQKNSLDSAVYYYEKVKALSPEFVLNYLELAKAYHRNNKKAKAIETLNHLLRLPNTAADDPTIKSEAKQLLSTWKA, encoded by the coding sequence ATGAAGAAAGTAATTGTTGTTTTTTTTAGTGCACTCATATTTACGGGTGTCTCATTTGCACAGTCGGTTGAAGAACTTGTGAGGCAGGGCGATATACTCGAACGGCAATTGAAAGAAGAAGAAGCCTACCAGAAATTTAAAGAAATTATTAAGCAACAGCCAACCCATTTGCATGCATTGACCCGTTGCAGCGAGTTGGCCAGTCGTATTGGCCGTCGTCAGTCAACGAAAGAAAAGCAAATGGATTTTTATCAAGCAGCAAAGATCTATGCTGAACGTGCGTTGCGGGTGAATCCAAAAGACAGTGAAGCCAATGTTGCCATGTCATTTGCCTACGCACGGATGTCATTACTTAAAAACGGAAAAGAAAAAGTAGAATACGTTCGTGAGATCAAGAATTATGCTGATAGGGCACTCCTTTACAATCCGCAAAATTTTAAAGCACTGTTTGTGATTGCCCGCTGGCATTACGAAGTAAGTAATTTGAATGGGATGGAAAAGGCCGCAGTAAAAGTGTTCTTTGGTGGACTGCAAAAAAACTCACTCGACTCAGCAGTGTACTATTATGAAAAAGTAAAAGCATTGAGTCCTGAGTTTGTGTTGAATTATCTTGAACTGGCCAAAGCCTATCACCGTAATAACAAAAAGGCCAAGGCAATTGAAACATTGAATCATTTGTTACGCCTGCCCAATACTGCTGCGGATGATCCCACCATTAAATCTGAAGCAAAGCAATTACTCTCTACCTGGAAAGCATAA
- the folB gene encoding dihydroneopterin aldolase produces MIAVHLKELKFHAHHGLYAGEDKTGGPFEVNLSVYYEPAGPITSIEQTINYVALFEIVKQRMMQKSSLIETVAQDICDTIKTRFPVIMEIKVEIDKCSPPIENFQGKTGITLHKTFNRIT; encoded by the coding sequence ATGATAGCTGTTCATTTAAAAGAGTTGAAATTTCATGCACACCATGGTTTATATGCCGGAGAAGATAAAACAGGCGGACCGTTTGAAGTAAATCTTTCGGTGTATTATGAACCTGCCGGGCCAATCACATCTATCGAGCAAACAATCAATTATGTTGCTTTGTTTGAGATTGTGAAGCAACGAATGATGCAAAAAAGCAGTCTGATAGAAACAGTGGCGCAGGATATTTGTGATACGATTAAGACCCGTTTTCCCGTTATTATGGAAATAAAGGTGGAAATTGATAAGTGTTCGCCACCCATTGAAAACTTTCAAGGTAAAACCGGCATAACCTTGCATAAAACATTTAACCGGATCACATGA